GCGGCGCTTCGGGGCGGTTCGACTTCCTCAAGGAAATCGCGCTGGACTACGCATACGCGGTCTGGGCCGTCGAGAAGGGCTGGACCAGGGTTTGATCTCCATCCTCCCCCGTTTACGGGGGAGGGGGACCGCCGCCGAAGGCGGTGGTGGAGGGGGCGAGTGACGGAGCGATGACGTTGCGGGTTCGAAGAATGCGGTGGGAGACCTTGGAGGTCGGTGGGGTCCTCGCCCCCTCCACCACCCGCTTCGCGGGCGGTCCCCCTCCCCCGTACGCGCTTCGCGCTACGTGGGAGGATGAGGGGTGATCGTCCGGGACGCCACCGAAGCCGACGCGCCGGCGCTGGCCGCCATCTACGGCGACGCCTGCCTGCACGGCTTCGGGACGTTCGAGGAGGTCCCGCCGGAACCGGCCGAGATGGCGCGGCGGCTGGCCGAGGTGAAGGATCTCGGCCTGCCCTACCTCGTCGCCGAGGAGGAGGGTGAGGTCGTCGGCCTCTGCTACGCCAAGCCGTTCCGTCCCCGCTCGGCCTATCGGTTCACGGTCGAGGACAGCGTCTACGTCGCCCCTGGTCAGGGCGGAAAGGGCGTCGGCCGCCTGATGCTGGCCGAGCTGATCCGGCGGTGCGAGCCGCTGGGCCTGCGACAGATGACGGCGGTGATCGGCGACAGCCTCAACGCCGGCTCCATCGGCCTGCACGCGGCGCTGGGCTTCGAACACACCGGCGTCTTCAAGGCCGTCGGCTGGAAGCACGGCCGCTGGGTCGACATCGTTTTCATGCAGCTGTCCCTCAACGGTGGCGACAGCACGGAGCCCTCGGGTCGCGGACAGACCCTGCGGGAATTCTGACCGTGCTTGAGGTCGCAAGCGGAAGGGCCTATCTCGCCCGCATGATGGCCCTGCGCCCCCTGCTGCTGATCCTGACGGCGATCGTCTTCGCCTTCGGCAGCCTGGCGCGCGCCGCCGAGATGCCAATGAGCGAGCCGCCCTGCCACGAGGCGCCCGCCGCCCCCTCCGGCAAGGCCACCCTGGCGGTCAGCTGCTGCGTCGGCTGCATGCCGGCCCCCAACCTCCTGCCCGCCCCCATCCTGACGCCGACGGCGGCGACGGCGGCGACCTACAACATCGCCAGCCCCACCCTGCTGAGCCGCCCCCTGACCCCCGAGACCCCGCCTCCCCGCGCCTGATCCGCCCGCTTCACGGTCGCCCTTGGCGGCCTTTCGGATCATGATCAAGCCAACACAAGGAGGAGGTCCCATGACCTCGAACACCAAACGGGCGCTGCTCGGCGGGGCGGCCATTCTGGCTGCCGCCGGCCTCGCCCTGCCCGCCTTTGCCCAGACCGAACCCGACCACGCCAACATGGACCATGGGGAGATGGCCACGATGGGCATGCAGAGCCCCTACGGGCCCTGGCCCATGGCCCGCGACGCCAGCGGCACCAGCTGGCAACCCGAGGCCGCGGGACACGGCGGCGTCCATTCCAGCCTGGGCGACTGGATGGTGATGAGCCACGTCCTGCTCAACGCCGTCTATAGCGACCAGTCGGGGCCGCGCGGCGACGACAAGGGCTTCATCGCCGGCATGGTCATGGCCTCGGCCAGCCGGGAGGTCGGCAATACGACTGTCCAGTTCCGCGCCATGCTCAGCCCCGACCCGTTGATGGGCGAGGAGGGCTATCCGCTGCTGCTGGCGGCCGGCGAGAGCGCCGACGGAGTCGAGCCCCTGGTCGATCGGCAACATCCCCATGACCTGTTCATGGAGCTGTCGGCCAGCGTCTCCTTCCGCCTGGACGGCGACCAGAGCCTCTTCCTCTACGGCGGCCTGCCCGGCGAGCCGGCCTTTGGCCCGCCGGCCTTCATGCACCGCCCGGCCGCCATGGACAGCCCCGAGGCGCCGATCAGCCACCACTGGCTGGACAGCACCCACATCACCTTCGGCGTCCTCACCGCCGGCTACGCCAACGGGCCGTTCAAGGTCGAGGCCTCGCGCTTCCGGGGCCGGGAACCGGATCAGGAGCGCTGGGACATCGAGACCGGCGATCTCGACTCCACCGCTGTCCGGTTCAGCTGGAACCCGACGGAAAACTGGGCCCTGCAGGCCAGCTGGGCCAACATCAAGAGTCCGGAGGCCCTGGAACCCGACCATGACGAGCGCCGGGTTTCCCTGAGCGCGCTCTACACACGGAATTTCGGAGACACCAAGGTTTCCGGGACCCTGGCCTGGGCCCGCAAGGACATCGTCCCCGGCGACACCTCCCAGGCCTGGCTGGTCGAGGGCGCCGTGCAGCCCGGCCCCTGGACGATCTTCACCCGCCTGGAGCAGGTGGATCAGTCGGAGCTGACTCTCGGCGTCCACCACGGGCCGCAATACACGGTCCGCAAGGCCTCGCTGGGCGTCATCCACGACTGGTGGGTGACGGACAACGTGCGGGTCGGCGTCGGCGGCCTGGTCAACGCCTACGATATCCCGGCGCCGCTCTCGGCCAGCTATGGCGACCCCGGCGGCGGCATGCTGTTCGTCCGCCTGAAGGTCGAGTGATCAGCCGATCCGGCCGATGACCCTGGCCAGGGCGGCGGCGTCGTAGGGCTTTGTCAGCCAGGCGGCGCCGCCGCCATCCTCGGGCTCCAGCTCGCCAGTGGCGAAGACGATGCGCAGATCGGGCCGCAGGGCCAGGGCCTTGGCCGCCAGGTCCCGGCCGTTCATGCCCGGCAGGCCGAGGTCGGTGAACAGCACATCGACCCGGCCGGCGCCTTCCAGCACCGCCAGGGCGCCCGGTCCGTCGCCGGCCGGCTCGACGGCATAGCCGAGGGCGGCGATCATCTCGGCGGCGGCTTCGCGGATCAGGGCGTCGTCCTCGACCAGCAGCACGGTCGGCCTGGCCCCGCCCAGCGCCTGCATGACCTTCCGGGCCAGGGCCTCTCGTCCGTAGGGCTTGGACAGCAGGTTGACGCCCTCGTCGAGGCGGCCGTGGTGGACGATGGCGTTCTCGGTGTAGCCGGAGGTGTAGAGCACCGGCAGGCCGGGGCGCAGCGTCTGGGCCCTGGCGGCGAAGTCGCGGGTCTTGATGGCGCCGGGCATGATGACGTCGGTGAACATCAGGTCGATGGCCGCATCGCCGTTCAGGATGGCCAGGGCGCTTTCAGGACCATCGGCCTGCAGGGCGCTGAACCCCATGTCGGTCAGCATGGCGACGGCGGCCTCGCGCACGGCCTGTTCGTCCTCGACGACGAGAATGGTCTGGCCCCGTCCAGCCGGCGCCGTCGCCTGGGTGGCTGTACGCTCGACGGCGGCCTTGCGGGTGCGCGGCAGGTAGAGCTTCACGGTCGTGCCCTGGCCTGGCTCGCTGTAGATCTTGATGTGGCCGCCGGACTGTTTGACGAAGCCGTAGACCATCGAGAGGCCGAGGCCCGTGCCCCTGCCCTCGCCCTTGGTCGAGAAGAAGGGTTCGAAGACACGGGCCAGGGTTTCGGGGCTCATGCCGGCGCCGCTGTCGGAGACCGCCAGCATCACGTACTGGCCTGCCTTCACGTCGGGCTCCTGGCGGGCGTAGTCGTCGTCGAGGGCGGCGTTGGCGACCTCCACCGTCAGGCGGCCGCCCCCGGGCATGGCGTCACGGGCGTTGATGGCCAGGTTCAGCAGAGCGCTCTCGACCTGGGCCGGGTCGGCCAGGGTGTTCCACAGGCCGCCGGCGATGACCGTCTCGACCTCGACCCCCTCGCCGATCGTTCGACGCATCAGCTCGGCCACCTCGCCGACCAGGCGGCCCAGGTTGATCGGCTGCGGCTCCAGCGGCTGGCGGCGGGCGAAGGCCAGCAGGCGACGGGTCAGGTCGGCGGCCCGCTCGGCCCCGTGGATGGCGTTGCGCAGGCGGCGCCGGGCCTTCTCGTCGGTGATGGCCGGCTCGATCAGCTCGAGGTTGGCGCGGATGACCTGCAGCAGGTTGTTGAAGTCGTGGGCGACGCCGCCGGTCAGCTGGCCGACCGCCTCCATGCGCTGGGCGCGGCGGAGTTGGCCCTCCTGGGCCTCGCGCTCGGTAACGTCGCGGGCCGAGCCGACGATGCGCTCGATGCGGCCGTCCTCACCGTGCACTGGCACCAGAACCGATTCCCAGATCCGCGTGACCCCTCCGGGGAACGGCAACTCGTCCCGTGTGGAGAGGGGCGCGCCCTTGTCGACGACCCGCTGGTAGTAGGCGCTGAGCGCCTTGGCGGCCGGGGCCGGGGCCAGCTGTTCGACCGTCTTGCCGCGCATGCGGTCGGCCTTCAGGCCGGTGGCGGCCTCGAGGGCCGGATTGAGGTCCTCCAGGGTGAAACGGCCGTCCTCGCCCACGCCGATGACGAAGACGTAGTCGGCGGTGTTGGCGAACACGGCGCTGTAGAGCGCGACGCTCTCGCGCTGGCCATGCTGGGCGGCATCACGAGCGGCCAGGGCCTGGCCCAGCTGATGGTTGGCGCGGCCGAGGCCGAAGATGGCCCAGGCCAGGCCGGCCAGGGCGATGGCGGCGAAGATCAGTCCGATCAGGAAGCTGAGCTGCTCCTCGGCGTCGGCCTGCTTCTGACGCTCGGCCAGCAGGCCCTTCTCGCTGGCGATCAGCTCTCCGACCAACTGGCGGATGCGGTCCATCTGGACCTTGCCACGGCCGGTCTCCAGGAGGTCCCGGGCGGCCTCCAGCCTGTTTTCGCGAACCATCCCGTTGGTGCGTTCGATGATCGCCATGCGCAACGTGAGCGCCCGTTCGATCTCCCGCGCCCTCGCCGACTGGTCAGGGTTGTCCCGCACCATGCGGCGCAGCCGCTCGCTCTCCGGCCCCAGCTTCTCGACGGCGGCCTCGAAGGGCTCCAGGTAGGTCTCGTCGCGGGTCAACAGAAAGCCCCGCTGGCCGTTCTCGGCGTCCTGCACCAGGGAGAAGACGCCCCGGGCCGCATCCAGCACCTCGAAGGTATGGCGCTCCCAATGGCGGCTCTCGCGAAGGGTGGTGACGTGGTTGAAGGCCATGTAGGCCGTCAGCCCGGCCAGAACGACGACCAGGGCGATGGGAATCAGCAGGATGCGGTTGCGCATCAAGGCTGGACGCCCCCGGTCTTCCCTGTGTCCAACGCTGCCTGACCCATCACTCGTCTCCGGCTCATGCCGGAATGGCTAACAGGTCCGATGGCGTTAATACAGCGCGCCACGCGCGAAGGCCTCGAAGGCGACCGCGTCGCCGGCGAAAACATTGAGATCGACCGGACCGGTGACGCCGTCCACCTCGCCGCGATTGTGGAACTGCCACAAGGTCCAGGGCCGGCCGCCGAACGGCGGCATGACGATCTTGCGCTTCCACAGGGGCCGGTCGGGCAAGGCGCCACCGTAGGCGCGGTGGAAATCGGGGGTGACATAGAGCACCGCCTGGCGGCCGTAGCGGGCCTCGACGAGGCCGAGGAAGGCGTCGAGCTCGCGGCGCAGGTCGGCGTGGGAGGGCATCGCCCCACAGTTGCCGCCGAACTCCAGGTCTACGGCCGGCGGCAGGGCGCCGGGCATGGCGGGGACGGCGGCCAGGAAGTTGCGGGCCTGGTCGGCGCCGGGCCGGCAGAAGGTGAAGAAGTGATAGGCCCCGACCTTGAGCCCCGCCGCCCGCGCCGCCCGCCAGTTGCCGGCGAACTCACGATCCCGGTGGTCGCCGCCCTCGCTGGCCTTGAGATAGGCGAAAGCGACATCGTCGGCGGCGACGGCCTGCCAGTCGATGTCGCCCTGGTGATGCGACACGTCGATGCCGCGCACGGGATAGCGGGACGGATCGGGCTCCCAGTCCCGAAAAGCGCGCCAGCCTGCAAAGGCGGCCAGAGGCAGGACGACAAGGGCCAGGACGAGGAGGAAGCGGACCATCCCCGGTACTTGCCGGCGCGGGCGTGCAGGGGCGCCGCATGGCTTGAAGGAGAGATGGAGGAGATGGCTGGGGAACTAGGACTCGAACCTAGAATGACGGTACCAAAAACCGCAGTGTTACCATTACACCATTCCCCAGCAGGAACGGCGCGAAGCCCGCTGGGCCCCGGCAAGGTGGGGGGAGATAGCGCAGGCGCACGGAGGATGCAACGGGTGTATTTCACGTGTTGCGGCGCGCGATGCGCTCCTCTATAAGCCCGCTCCTCAAGTCGGAGTGTGGCTCAGTCTGGTAGAGCACCGCGTTCGGGACGCGGGGGTCGCAGGTTCGAATCCTGCCACTCCGACCATTTTCCCCAAATCCAGGAATCGCCCACCCGTCCGGGGGGCAATCGGGACGCAACACCCCGAAAGCAAAGCGATTTGTTGCGTCGTCTTCATTTGACCGCAACGCGACACCAGTTAAGCGTGACGACAACGCTCGCGGCCTGACCGGGTCTGACCGCGCCGATTGGGGATTTTGATGAAGCAGTTCCTCCTGACCATCGCCGGGGTCTTCGTCGGCCTTTTCCTGTTCCTCTTCATCGTGCCGGTGATTCTGGTCGTCGGCCTGGTCGGGGCGGCCGCCAAGAACAGCGAGCCGGTAACCCCGGCCGCCGCCGTGCTGGAACTGGACCTGCGCACCGGCCTTACCGACCAGGATCCGCAGAACCCCTTCGCTGTCTTCGGCGGCGGCGGCCATTCGGTGATCGGCGTGGTCGAGAAGCTGCGGGCGGCCGAGAAGGACAGCAAGGTCAAGGGCGTGTTCGTGCGCCTGCCCGAGGGCGGCATGGCCCCGGCCGCGGCCGATGAGCTGCGCCAGGCCTTCATCCACTTCCGGGCCAGCGGCAAGCCGATGATGGCCCACAGCCAGGGCCTCTATCCCAGCGGCGCGGTGACCTCGACCTACATGCTGGCCGCCTCGACCGGCGACGTCTGGATGCAGCCGGGCGCCGCCTTCCAGGCCACCGGCATGGCGGTGGAAGACATGTTCTTCAAGCGCCTGTTCGACAAGTATGGCGTCAAGGCCGATTTCGAGCAGCGCAAGGAATACAAGAACGCGGTCAATCCCTACCTGCACGACGACTACACCCCGGCCCACAAGGAGGCGCAGCTGTCGTGGATGGGGTCGATCTATCGCACCAGCCTCGTCACCGCCGCGGCTGACCGGAAACTGGCCCCCGAGGCCGTGGTCGCCGCCATCGAGGGGGGCCCGTGGTCGGCCACCCAAGCCAGGGACCGCAAGCTGATCGACAACGTCGGCCAGGTGAAGGAAGCCTCCGACGCCCTGCTGGCCAAGGCCGGCAAGAACGCCAAACTGATCGACTTCGATGACTACACCGCCAGCCCAAGCACCAAGTCTGGCCAGACCATCGCGGTGATCGGGGCCGAGGGCGCCATCATGACCGGCGCCGGCGGCGGCGGAAATCCGTTCGGCGGCGACGAGACCGTCTGGTCGGACGAGGTGGCTAAAGCCATCTACGACGCGGCCGAGGACAAGACCGTCAAGGCCATCGTCTTCCGCGTTTCCTCGCCGGGCGGCTCTGACACCGCCTCCGAACAGATCCTGGCGGCCGTGCAGGCGGCCAGGAAGGCCGGCAAGCCGGTGGTGGTCAGCATGGGCACCTATGCGGCCTCCGGCGGCTACTGGATCAGCTCGCAGGCCGATTCGATCGTCGCCCAGCCCACCACCCTGACCGGCTCCATCGGCGTCTACGGCGGCAAGTTCGTGCTCGGCGACGCTCTGGGCCGGTTCGGCGTCGACGTGCGCGAGACCAGCGTCGGCGGCGACTACGCCGGGGCGTTCGGCACCGAACAGGGCTTCAATCAGGGCCAGAAGGCGGCTTTCTCGGGCTGGATGGACACCATCTACGAAGGCTTCGTCCACAGGGTGGCCACCGGCCGCAAGATGCCGGTGGAGAAGGTGCGTGAGCTGGCCAAGGGTCGGGTCTGGACCGGGGCGCAGGCCCGCCAGCTGGGCCTGGTCGATCGGCTGGGCGGCTTCTACGACGCCGTCGACGAAGCCAAGCGGCTGGCCGGCATCAAGGGCGAGGTGAAGCTCAAGGTCATGGGCGGGCCCAAGTCGCCGTTCGAGGCGCTGGAAAAGATGTTTGGCGTCAGCTCGGCGTCGATCAAGACCCTCGCGGCCGCCGCCTGGGTGTTCGGCGACCCGCGCGCCGAGGCGATCATGGACGAGATGGCCCAGAGCCGGCTGCGGGAACGCGGCGCCACAGTGATGGCCCCGAGCCCGCGCCTGGACCGCTAGCGGTTCCTGACCGGCCGGAAGACCGAAGGGCCCCGGAGCGATCCGGGGCCCTTTCTCATGGGCGCCAGCCGGGTCGCCTTGTCGAAGAGGCCTACCATTAGAGCCGGGAGCGTCGGGCGCCAGGAGCACCGATTGGGAAAGGACCGCCTTTTCCGTGACTTGCCGGTGGTTCGGGGGGCGGGGAATGTTGGTCTCAGCGTAGGCCGCGTGTAGCGGCCGGAGCGGGGTTTGTTGGCCTCCACGGGCGGCCTCGCCCCTACGCCCCGCCGCGCGCCGCCCTGGTCGGCCCCCGGGCCCCGGAAGGCATGATGAATATGTCTAGACATAATCCGCGGCGGTCCTGGCCAGGGCCCACCGCTCCGTCGGGGCTCGGGCCCGGCGCAAAAGGAAAGGCCGGCGAGGTTTCCCTCGCCGGCCCGCCTTGTAGATCGACCTGACGGTCGGAGGTTCTAGAAGCGCTTGGTGACGCTGAAGAACACCCGGCGGCCGCGCATGTCGTAGAGGTTCAGCGCGGCGGTGCCGGCGCGGAACTGGCCAGCGGACTGAGCCGGGGGCCGCTCGTCGAACACGTTCTGGATGCCGCTGGCGAACGTCCAGTCGTCCATCTTCTTGCGCACCGACAACGAGTGGTAGGCGGTGAACTCGTTGTACTGCTTGTAGTAGACGGTCGTGCCGTAACGGGTCGACGAGAAGACGTCGGAACCGAACTGGTCCGTATCCGACTGCTTGCCGATCATGTCCGTGTTCCAGAACACCGTCCAGTCACCACGGTCGAAGCGCAGCGACATGTTGCCGGTGAAGTCCGGTTCGGTCGTCGTACCATTGTAGTCTTCGGTCACGCCGCCCAGCAGGCTGGTGGTGTCCTTCGTCTGCCAGGTGAACTGGCTGTCGAAGGTCAGTCGGCCGAAGTCGAACTCGTGGGTGTAGCGGATCGTCAGATCGATACCCCGGTTCACCTGCTCAGCGATGTTCACATAGCTGTTGTTGACCGAAATGACCTCGTTCGGACGCAGCGCGGCGCCAGGTCCGTTCCGCGTGAAGAGCGAGCAGAACGGGCTGGTGAGCGTGCCGCCAGTCGTGCTCTCGGAGTAGCACTGGTTCAGGATGTTGGCCGAACCGAACTGACGCACTTCATCGCTGACCAGGAAGTCGAAGTATTCGACCGCCACCGACAGATCGATGAAGCTGGGGGTCCAGATCACACCGACCGTGTAGGCTTCGGAGGTTTCGGCATCGAGGATGCCGGCGCCGCCGCCGGTGATGACCAGAGCCGAGCTGCTGCCCGCGGCCGTGTAACCGACCGGAACGCCCGCCGCCGCACAGTTGGCCTGGATGTTCGGATTGGGATCGGTTTCGTAGGTGATGCAGGGGTCGATCGCGCCTTGGTTCGTGAACGACGTCTGGTTGGCCAGGTACAGCTCGTACAGCGCCGGGGCGCGGAAGGAGGTGCCCTTGGTGGCGCGGATGCGCCAGGCCGGCGTGATCTGCCAGTTCAGGCCCACCTTGTAGGTGTCGCCGTTACCGTAGGAGTCATACTCGGTGTAGCGGCCCGAGAGCTGCAGATCGAGGCTTTCGATGCCCGGCAGACCCTTCAGGATCGGCACTTCGAACTCGGCGAACACTTCGGTGACGGTGTCGTCGCCGAAGGTATGGCCGGCGGCCGAGGAGCCCCAGAAGTTACCAGCCTGCTCGTTGTCGTCCGGCGTGTCGTCGATCTCGTCCTTGCGGGCGGTGATACCGAAGGCGGCGCCGACCGGACCGGCAGGCAGGTTGAACAGGTCGCCCGAGAAGGACGCTTCAACCAGATCCTGCTTGTAGGTGGTGTTGCCGACGGCGTCGAAGGTCAGGAAGTCCAGCTCGGCCTGGGTGAAGTTGCCTTCCAGGATCCGCTGCGACGTCCAGTCGATGCCGTTCGGGAGGTCGGCGCAGTTGCCGCCCGAGATGGTGATTGCCGCCTGGTTACAACGGACGGCGCCGGTCAGCGCGACCGTGCGGTCGTTGTAGATCGAGTAGTTGTGGTACTCGGCGTCCGAGTCGCTGTGCTGGTAGAAGACGTCCCAGCTGAAGCGGCCGATATCGCCACGGATGCCGACCACGGTGCGCCAGTAGTTGACTTCCTGCGAGCGGTCCGAACGGAACGGGATCAGCGGCAGCAGGTTGGAGCCGGCCGGGTTGAAGTAGCCCGTCTGAGCCGCGACGCCGCCCTGGGCGACGGTCTTGAAGATGTCCGGGATCGCCGGGTTGCGCGGGTTGACCGACGGGAAGAACTGGCGGGCGCCGAACTGGGCCGACTCACGCTTGTTGAACAGGAACTCGCCGTAGAGCTCGAGGCTCGGCAGGATATCGAAACCACCCGAGGCGTAGAACGAGGTGTTCTTCACCGGGCTGAGGATCGACTGGCGGCCGTAGAGGTCGTCGTCGTAGTGCCCGTAGGGGAAGGTCTCGGGACGGTTGGCGCGGCCCTGGCGAGCCAGGTCGTAGGTCACGCCACCGAAGGTGATCGCCGCCGGGGCGTTGTTGCCGGCCGCGTTGAACGCCGGGTAGACCACGCCCGGATCCTTGTAGATCAGGTCGCCGAAGGCGTTGGTCGTGCGCAGAACGCGGGAGAACAGGCCGTAGCACTTGATCGCGTCGGGCGCTTCCTGGCTCGGGTCGGTGTTGGCGTAGTCAGCCCGCGGGCCGCCACGGCCGCCGATGCGGAGGTAGTCGGCCGCACAGGCGGTGTCGTCGCGCTGGCTACGACGCAGGATCTTGCTTTCCTGGTAGTTCAGCGAGGCGTTCAGGTAGCCACGGTCCCAGGTTTTGCCCCAGGCGATCGACCCACGGTACTGCTCGCCACCTTCTTCGAAGGGGACGTTGCCGTAGACGTTGAGTTCCAGGCCGTCGAGGTTCGACTTGGTGATGATGTTGATGACGCCGGCGACGGCGTCCGAACCGTAGATCGACGAGGCGCCGTCCTTCAGGATCTCGAAGCGCTCGACGATCGAGTTCGGGATGACGTTCAGGTCGACGGGGCCGACGGTGCCACGCGTACCGGCCGGGCCGACGCGCTTGCCGTTCAGCAGGACCAGGGTGCGGGTGGCGCCCAGGCCGCGGAGCGAGATGGTGTTGGCGCCGGGACCGCCGTCGGTCACGAAGCCGGTCAGCTGGTTGTTCACCTGGAACGAACCTGCGGCCACCGACGACTGCTGAAGGATTTCAGCGGTGTCGACCAGGCCTTCGAGCGAGGACTGCTCGGACGTGATCACCTGGATCGGAGCGGAGCTGTTGAACTCCGAGCGCTTGATGCGCGACCCGGTGATGACCAGCGCCGAAACGTCGGCCTCTTCCTCATCTTCGTCGTCCGCGGCGGGCGCGGCGGCGGGAGCCGCGGCCGGTTGGGCCATGGCGACAGTCGGAGCAACCAGCGCGGCGGCCGAGAGGCCAGCGATCAGAGTCGTTCCGAGCAAAAACTTGCGATCCAGCATTGTGAGCACTTTCCCCAGTAGCCCGATGATCCCCTCGGCCGCACAGGCGACCGATCGCGAAACACGAGATTCCGCGCGGTAACGCCGACACTAGGCAGCTTGGACGGGCCTGCCAACAATGATGACGGCATTGCGGCCATTCGTCATGAGGGCGTTACAATCTCGCCACAGTCCGCTCAGGGACCGCCGGTTTGCGACACATTGCGGCTCGCGCCCATGAGGGAAGATTGACTTGGCTCACCGGCATTTCAGGATAGATTGCCTCTCAAACGTGGTCGGATCGGGCGTGTAGCGTTCCTTTGGTGAAAAGGGACCGCATCATTCTCCTCCGGGGCGAGCGCCTTAATCCTTGGGGTTTCACCGTGAAATTGTCTTATCGAGTCTTGGGGGCCGTCGCGGCCGCCGTCCTAACCATCGGGGCCGCCGGCGCCGGTCTGGCCACCGCCCAGACGGCGCCCGCCACGCCGCCAACGGCCGAGGATTTCAGCCGCACCGCGGCCATCCGCCAGGTCACCATCTCGCCCGACGGCAAGCATATCGCCGCCATCCGCTCCGATGACGGCGTCCGCAGCGTGGTCTCGATCTGGTCGACGGCCGACATGAAGAAGCCGGCCACCAACATCGGCTGCGGCGATCGCGGCGATTGCCAGGGCGTGCAGTTCGTCAAGAACGATCGCATCGGCGTGGTCGTCCGCCAGCTGGTCACCGAAGGCACCGACAAGGACTACCGCTTCCGCCTGATGATCACCGATCTGGAAGGCAAGGACTGGAAGACCACCACCGGCGATTCCGACCAGGGCTCGAAAGAGGCCGCCAACGTGCTGGACCTGCTGCCGCGGGACCCCAAGAACATCCTGGTGATGACCCGCGAGGGGGCGTTCAAGCTGAACGTCTACACCGGCAACATGGCCAAGATCTACAACCGCTCGGACAAGTTCGGCGGCGAGCAGACCGACAACAACGGCGACATCCGCGCCCGCCAGACCGTCGACTATGAAGGCGGCCGCCTCTACGTCGCCCAGTACGTCCGCGACAAGTCGGGCAGCTGGAGCGAGCTGTTCCGTTACTTCGCGGCCGACCGCGAGCAGATGGACCTCATCGGCTTCACCGAAGATCCCAACATCGCCTACGTCCAGACCAACAAGGGCCGGGACAAGGCGGCGATCATTCTCTACGACATCGCCGCCCGCAAGCCGCTGGAAACCGCCTTCGAGATCAAGCTGTTCGATTCGACTGGCGTTCGCACCTCGAACGCGGCCAAGGACGTCGGCCGCCTGCTGGGCTTCAGCTACGCCGGGGCGAGCCAGGAAGACTACTGGGTCGATCCGCAGCTGGACGGCCTGCAGAAGGGCCTGCGCAAGGCGCTGGGAATCAAGACCACCAAGCTGGCCTGGGTCGATCCGGCCAGCGGCGACAAGGCCAACCTCTCGATCGCCGACGGCGCGGACGTCAAGCTCAACAGCTGGTCCGACGACTTCAAGTACGCCATCGTCGTCAAGACCGGCCCCAGCACCCCGGCTGAATACTACCTGCTGACCGACGGCGGTCAGCTGACCCTGCTCGGCAAGCAGCGCCCGTGGATGACCCCGGCCAAGCTTCAGGCCCTGGGCGCCACCAAGCTGATTCAGTACGCGGCCCGTGACGGCCTGATGGTGCCGGCCTTCCTGACCTCGCCGAACCCTGCGCTGTACGGCCCCGGCCCCTACCCGACCATCGTTACGCCGCACGGCGGCCCCTGGGCCCGCGACTACCTGACCTGGGACGGTTCGGGCTGGACGCAGTACTTCGCCTCGCGCGGCTATGCCGTGCTGCAGCCGCAGTACCGCGGTTCGGACGGCTGGGGCCAGAAGCTGTGGCGCGCCGGCGACAACGAATGGGGCCAGAAGATGCAGGACGACATGGACGACGGGGTGAAATACCTGATCGCCCAGAAGATCGCCGCCCCGGATCGCGTCGCCATGCACGGCTACAGCTACGGCGGCTACGCGGCCATGGCGGCCGCGGTTCGTCCCAACAACAT
The nucleotide sequence above comes from Caulobacter sp. NIBR1757. Encoded proteins:
- a CDS encoding prolyl oligopeptidase family serine peptidase — protein: MKLSYRVLGAVAAAVLTIGAAGAGLATAQTAPATPPTAEDFSRTAAIRQVTISPDGKHIAAIRSDDGVRSVVSIWSTADMKKPATNIGCGDRGDCQGVQFVKNDRIGVVVRQLVTEGTDKDYRFRLMITDLEGKDWKTTTGDSDQGSKEAANVLDLLPRDPKNILVMTREGAFKLNVYTGNMAKIYNRSDKFGGEQTDNNGDIRARQTVDYEGGRLYVAQYVRDKSGSWSELFRYFAADREQMDLIGFTEDPNIAYVQTNKGRDKAAIILYDIAARKPLETAFEIKLFDSTGVRTSNAAKDVGRLLGFSYAGASQEDYWVDPQLDGLQKGLRKALGIKTTKLAWVDPASGDKANLSIADGADVKLNSWSDDFKYAIVVKTGPSTPAEYYLLTDGGQLTLLGKQRPWMTPAKLQALGATKLIQYAARDGLMVPAFLTSPNPALYGPGPYPTIVTPHGGPWARDYLTWDGSGWTQYFASRGYAVLQPQYRGSDGWGQKLWRAGDNEWGQKMQDDMDDGVKYLIAQKIAAPDRVAMHGYSYGGYAAMAAAVRPNNIYQCSVAGAGVAELDQFRERLNQGYLKEAQRPTIGGLQPLDHAGELAIPIFLYHGELDITVPITQSQRFVAAAKRSGKPVKFLELKNMGHQSNKWEPGQVGQVLNAIDTYLRTECGPGGL
- a CDS encoding TonB-dependent receptor; protein product: MLDRKFLLGTTLIAGLSAAALVAPTVAMAQPAAAPAAAPAADDEDEEEADVSALVITGSRIKRSEFNSSAPIQVITSEQSSLEGLVDTAEILQQSSVAAGSFQVNNQLTGFVTDGGPGANTISLRGLGATRTLVLLNGKRVGPAGTRGTVGPVDLNVIPNSIVERFEILKDGASSIYGSDAVAGVINIITKSNLDGLELNVYGNVPFEEGGEQYRGSIAWGKTWDRGYLNASLNYQESKILRRSQRDDTACAADYLRIGGRGGPRADYANTDPSQEAPDAIKCYGLFSRVLRTTNAFGDLIYKDPGVVYPAFNAAGNNAPAAITFGGVTYDLARQGRANRPETFPYGHYDDDLYGRQSILSPVKNTSFYASGGFDILPSLELYGEFLFNKRESAQFGARQFFPSVNPRNPAIPDIFKTVAQGGVAAQTGYFNPAGSNLLPLIPFRSDRSQEVNYWRTVVGIRGDIGRFSWDVFYQHSDSDAEYHNYSIYNDRTVALTGAVRCNQAAITISGGNCADLPNGIDWTSQRILEGNFTQAELDFLTFDAVGNTTYKQDLVEASFSGDLFNLPAGPVGAAFGITARKDEIDDTPDDNEQAGNFWGSSAAGHTFGDDTVTEVFAEFEVPILKGLPGIESLDLQLSGRYTEYDSYGNGDTYKVGLNWQITPAWRIRATKGTSFRAPALYELYLANQTSFTNQGAIDPCITYETDPNPNIQANCAAAGVPVGYTAAGSSSALVITGGGAGILDAETSEAYTVGVIWTPSFIDLSVAVEYFDFLVSDEVRQFGSANILNQCYSESTTGGTLTSPFCSLFTRNGPGAALRPNEVISVNNSYVNIAEQVNRGIDLTIRYTHEFDFGRLTFDSQFTWQTKDTTSLLGGVTEDYNGTTTEPDFTGNMSLRFDRGDWTVFWNTDMIGKQSDTDQFGSDVFSSTRYGTTVYYKQYNEFTAYHSLSVRKKMDDWTFASGIQNVFDERPPAQSAGQFRAGTAALNLYDMRGRRVFFSVTKRF